ATGCATGGACGGCACGGCCGCCCGCTCGGCGTGCGTGGAGCGCAGCAGCCACTCGGTGATCTCGCGGACCCGCTCGCGGGAGACCCGGGAGTGGTGGATGGCCTGCGAGTCGTACTCGGGCAGCTCCTGGGCGATCGCCGACACGGTCGTCACGGACCCGGCGAGGCCCACCAGCGTCCGCGCCTCGCGCAGCGGGACCGTCTCCTCGGCGAGGTCGAGCGCGGCCTCGATGTCGGCCCGCATCGCCGCGATCTGCTCCTCGGCCGGGGGGTCGCTCACCACGCCGTCCCGGACCAGGTGCCTCTCGGTCATGCGGACGCAGCCGATGTCCACCGACCGGGCCGCCCGGACCTGGTCCTCGCCGACGACGAACTCGGTCGAGCCGCCGCCGATGTCCACCACCAGGTAGGGCTTGGGCAGGTGGTCGCGCCCGGCCAGCTCCTTGGTGGCGCCGGTGAAGGAGAACTCGGCCTCCTGGTCCCCGGAGATCACCTCGGGCTCGACGCCCAGGATGTCCAGCACCCCGCGCACGAACTCGTCCCGGTTCTCGGCGTCCCGGGAGGCGGAGGTGGCCACGAACCGCAGCCGCTCCGCCCCGTGCTCCTTGACGATCCCGGCGTACTCGCGGCACGCCGCGAAGGTCCGCTGGAGCGCCTCGGGGGCGAGCCGGCCGGTGCGGTCGACGCCCTGCCCGAGCCGGACGATCGTCATCCGGCGGTCCAGGTCGACGAGCTCGCCGGTGGCCGGGTCGGCGTCGGCGACCAGCAGCCGGATGGAGTTCGTACCGCAGTCCACGGCGGCGACACGGGTCACTTCCCCTCCTCCTCGACCGGCTTGACGGCGAAGTGTCCCGAGTCCGTACCCTCCACCTGCCATCCGTCACCGCCGGGCGGCCCGGGGGGCGTCACGCAGGCGCCCTTGCGCCACCACTCCGGCAGCATGGCCAGCGCCTCGTCGCCCAGCGGGTTCACCCCGGGGCCCGCGGCCAGCGAGTGGGCCACCAGCACGTGCAGGCACTTCACCCGGTCCGGCATGCCGCCGGCGCTGGGGAAGTTCTTCAGCTCCTCGATCTCGTCACGGCGCCGGATGTAGTCCTCGTGCGCCGCCCGGTAGGAGGCCGCCAGCTCCGGGTCCGAGGCCAGCCGCTCGGTCATCTCCTTCATCACGCCGTTCGCCTCCAGCGTGCCGATCGCGGAGTTCGCCTTCGGGCACGTCAGGTAGTACAGCGTGGGGAACGGCGTGCCGTCCGGCAGCCGCGGGGCCGTCTCGACGACGTCGGGCTGTCCGCAGGGGCAGCGGTGCGCGATGGCCCGCAGGCCGCGCGGGGGCCGACCGAGCTGCTGCTTGAAGGCCTCGAC
This genomic stretch from Streptomyces sp. Go-475 harbors:
- a CDS encoding Ppx/GppA phosphatase family protein, with product MTRVAAVDCGTNSIRLLVADADPATGELVDLDRRMTIVRLGQGVDRTGRLAPEALQRTFAACREYAGIVKEHGAERLRFVATSASRDAENRDEFVRGVLDILGVEPEVISGDQEAEFSFTGATKELAGRDHLPKPYLVVDIGGGSTEFVVGEDQVRAARSVDIGCVRMTERHLVRDGVVSDPPAEEQIAAMRADIEAALDLAEETVPLREARTLVGLAGSVTTVSAIAQELPEYDSQAIHHSRVSRERVREITEWLLRSTHAERAAVPSMHPGRVDVIGAGALVLLSIMERIGAEEVVVSEHDILDGIAWSVA
- a CDS encoding DUF501 domain-containing protein codes for the protein METPPPTTPRTEPTDADVEAFKQQLGRPPRGLRAIAHRCPCGQPDVVETAPRLPDGTPFPTLYYLTCPKANSAIGTLEANGVMKEMTERLASDPELAASYRAAHEDYIRRRDEIEELKNFPSAGGMPDRVKCLHVLVAHSLAAGPGVNPLGDEALAMLPEWWRKGACVTPPGPPGGDGWQVEGTDSGHFAVKPVEEEGK